Part of the Bacillus cabrialesii genome is shown below.
CGCTTCAGCATCGGCAAATATGTAATTGACAATGTAAGAAAGAAGGATGCCGACCGTGATCATAAGCTGATTTAAAGATGACAGCGCCCCGCGTTTATGTTTTGGCGCCAGTTCAGATAAATAGAGCGGCACAATCGTCGTTGATGTCCCGACTGCCAGTCCCAAAATGATGCGAAACAGCACCATGACTCCCGTATTCGGGGCGAATGCCACACCAAGCCCGCCTATACAAAACAGCAGCGCGGCAGCCATAATCGCTTTTTTTCTTCCGAAACGGTCAGTCAGTTTGCCAGCGGCTCCTGAGCCTAATATTGCCCCAACCAATAAGGAGCTGACAACAAGTCCTTCCGTAAACGCGTTCAAGCCTAAGTCCTTTTTCATAAATAAAATAGCGCCGGAAATCACTCCGGTATCATAGCCATATAACGCGCCTCCAAGAGCGCCGAAAAAATAAAGCCATAAATTGGACTGCTTTTTCATAAAAATGACTCCCTTTCTCCTTCAGCTGTAATCATACTGGCTGCGGAGTTTTTTTAGAAATCTTTTAGCCTGTTTTTCCGGCCATTAAACCTTTTCATTCTTGCTGATCATGCGTTTCCAATTATTCACTTGCATTTTTTTCAATAAGAGCGAAACATTTTTTTATTTACGGCGTCCAATATAAGGTGATTCTAGATATCGTCACTTTAATTTTCCAAAGACAAAAACATATAAATATAGGAATTTTTATCGAAAAATGTCTTTCGAGGAGTTGTTCTATGGCAAAATAAATGGTAATCTTCAAATATTAAAGAAACGTGAGGTATTAATATGGAGGAACGATTACAACGCAAGAAGAAAAAGAGACGCTTAAAAAAATGGGTTAAATTAACTATCGGTTTGTTTGCTACTCTAATTATTGTAGCTGGCTCAATAGGTGCCTATGCTTATGTAAAGTTGAACAACGCGTCAAAACAAGCACATATTGATTTAAATGACAATGGTCAATCGGTTAAACGCATCAAGGAATTTGACCCTAAAAAGGACTCATTTACTGTATTACTTTTAGGAATTGATTCAAGAGATTCCAAAGGTGAAACGGTTGACGATGCTCGAAGTGACGCTAATGTCTTAGTTACCTTTAATCGAAAAAATAAAACAGCAACAATGTTAAGTATACCGAGAGATTCTTATGTTAACATTCCTGGCTATGGATATGATAAATTTACACACGCCCATGCATATGGGGGAGTAAAACTCTCGGCAAAAACAATTGAAAACCTCCTAGATATCCCAGTAGATTATGTTATAGAAAGTAATTTTGACGCTTTTAAAGATGTGGTGGATGAATTAAATGGAGTTAGTATAAATGTAAAAAATGAAAAAATCGTTAATCAAATTAAAAAAGATACTAAAGGAAAAGTTGTGTTAAAAACTGGCGTTCAAACTCTAAACGGTGAAGAAGCTCTAGCTTATGTAAGGACACGTAAAGCTGATACAGATTTTCAACGCGGACAAAGACAAATGGAAGTCCTAAATGCTATTATAAAAAAATCTAAATCTTTAAGCTCTATACCAGCATATGATGATATCGTTGATAGTTTGGGTAAAAATTTAAAAATGAATTTATCATTAAATGATGCAATCGGTTTATTTCCTTTTATAACTTCTTTAACATCAGTTGATAATGAACAGCTTACTGGATCAGACATTTATCTCTACAGCTCTCGTGAGCGTAAAAAGCTTTATTATTTAAAACTGGATAGTGAAAAACTAGAAGAAGTCAAAACCGAACTAAAGAATGACATAAACAATTGATTTTAACGGGATGGCGATTACGCCATCCCGTTTAACATATTTCACTGTTGAAAATGATCAAAGTAACGTTTAGCCTTGTTTTATATGGTTGATGTTTCTAAGGAAAGCTGAACATACTACACGAAGCAGCTTCATTTTTAAGGAGGTCCTCCCACATATGAAATGTATTGCGATTGATTTAGACGGAACATTACTGAATAAAGAAAGCGTCATTTCCGCTGAAAACAGAGCGGCGATCAAACGGGCCGTTGATGCCGGCATCCTCGTCACCATTTGCACGGGAAGAGCAACATTTGATGTAAAGGCGCTGCTGGATGACTTGGACATCCCTATCATTGCGGCAAATGGCGGAACGATCCACGACACGGGTTACCGTTTGATCAGCCGGACATTAATGGATCAGGAGGCTGGTAAAGCAATCGCTGATTACTTACTGTCAAAAAACATTTACTTTGAGGTATATACAGATGACCATCTGCTTTCTCCTTTTGATGGCGAAGCCAAGCTGCATGCGGAGCTTGATATTCTAAAGAGCGCGAATCCAAATGAACAGACGGATGAATTGTGGCAAGGAGCCATGACTCAGTTCAAGCAGTTTGGCATAAAGCCGATCCCTCATATTGAATCGGTTTTTGACGGCAGCGAAAACATTTATAAGCTTCTTTGCTTCTCCTTTGACATGGACAAGCTGAAACAAGCGAAGGAAGAGCTGAAGCATCATAAAAAACTGGCACAAACCTCTTCCGGAAAGCATATTATCGAAATCCTGCCGGCCAATTCAGGAAAAGGACACGCGCTGACAAAGCTGGCTGACATATACGGAATTGAAACACAGGATATTTATGCGATCGGCGACAGTCCGAACGATTTGTCTATGTTTGAAGTCGCAGGACATCGTATCGCCATGGAAAATGCGATCGATGAATTAAAAGAAAAAAGCACCTTCGTCACAAAAAGCAATGACGAAAATGGTGTGGCCTACTTTATTGACCAGCTTCTTTCCGGCCAATATGCATAAAGAAAAGACTCCAGAGATTCTGGAGTCTTTAAATTGTTGACAAAATCCTAAAACGACTTTAGTTTTAGGATTTTGTCATCTTTTCAGCGTGATTGAAAACCTTTGAAGTCTAGGAAAGGCGAGCATTGGAGCGGAGCGAATATTCTAATTCGTGAG
Proteins encoded:
- a CDS encoding LCP family protein, coding for MEERLQRKKKKRRLKKWVKLTIGLFATLIIVAGSIGAYAYVKLNNASKQAHIDLNDNGQSVKRIKEFDPKKDSFTVLLLGIDSRDSKGETVDDARSDANVLVTFNRKNKTATMLSIPRDSYVNIPGYGYDKFTHAHAYGGVKLSAKTIENLLDIPVDYVIESNFDAFKDVVDELNGVSINVKNEKIVNQIKKDTKGKVVLKTGVQTLNGEEALAYVRTRKADTDFQRGQRQMEVLNAIIKKSKSLSSIPAYDDIVDSLGKNLKMNLSLNDAIGLFPFITSLTSVDNEQLTGSDIYLYSSRERKKLYYLKLDSEKLEEVKTELKNDINN
- the ywtE gene encoding 5-amino-6-(5-phospho-D-ribitylamino)uracil phosphatase YwtE, which encodes MKCIAIDLDGTLLNKESVISAENRAAIKRAVDAGILVTICTGRATFDVKALLDDLDIPIIAANGGTIHDTGYRLISRTLMDQEAGKAIADYLLSKNIYFEVYTDDHLLSPFDGEAKLHAELDILKSANPNEQTDELWQGAMTQFKQFGIKPIPHIESVFDGSENIYKLLCFSFDMDKLKQAKEELKHHKKLAQTSSGKHIIEILPANSGKGHALTKLADIYGIETQDIYAIGDSPNDLSMFEVAGHRIAMENAIDELKEKSTFVTKSNDENGVAYFIDQLLSGQYA